The genomic stretch GATGGATTTTACAGATACTTTTATGTTCCATAACCCAACTAAGAAATctcattcatatttttatgtaaaatgcattaaatttatatattaattcaaAGGAAAGTAATTCCTGCCTTTTACGTTCCTTAGAGTTTTTGGAAGCGTATGCATTTTTCTTCCTAAGCTTTGGCAACGTTAGGATGTTTTCACTCTATTTTCCGTTGTTAACAGACAGGATGTATATTTTTGTGCCCTTATTTGCTCCTAGTCCCCTGACTGTGGGTGTTAAGCTTCCACCTCCACCccattgctgagctgctggtctGTTCCCCACACTCTGCCATCTTGGAGCCCCAAGGGCCCACCTGTGAGGCTGGAGCCCATTCCGAGATCCCTCTGCACTCTGCTCCTGTCTTTTGACTTGATCCAACCAAAAGCCAGGGGCCATGGAAACTCATCCCCAAGGTCCACAGGGACACAGAAGGCAGAGGGGAGAACTGTGATAAATGGTGGCACCCGAGGCCAGGCCATCTGTCCCCTCATCTGGGTGGATGTCTGCCTAGCAGAAGGCATGAAAGAGTGTCTCTCTTCTGGCCCTCAGGATGTCTGAGCTGGAGAAGGCCATGGTGGGCCTCATTGATGTCTTCCACCAGTATTCTGGAAGGGAAGGTGACAAGCACAAGCTGAAGAAATCTGAACTTAAGGAACTCATCAATACTGAGCTCCCCCACTTTCTGGAGGTGAGTTTTGCCTTTGAAAATCGGCAGTTAGTCCATTCTTCTCTCTACTCACAAAAACACCTATGATGTCAagtctggtggctcatgcctgtaatcctagcactggggggttgggggggataAGCAAGatcatgaggccagcctgggttacatagtgagttccagggcagcctgagctacatagcaagactctgcctcaaaaaacaaacaaacaaacaaacaaactacctTAGGCTTCCCCTTCTGAGCTGCCCTGAGATGGTTATGAGGGTGTCTGGAATCCTAGGTTGTTCTGGAAGCTTGCTTGAAAAGCCAACCCCTCATGGCGGAGGCTTAGATGGGCTGTTGTTTACATCTCCCTGTCATTTATCTCTGGAGCATCTAGGATTTCCAGGTGACAATGACAACAGAATGGGATAGAAAGACACTCATGACCTTCCCAGGGCTTTCAAGATCCAAACCAAGGCACACACTGCTCCCACCCATCCTTTGCAGGTCTTGACCCCCACCCACACAGGAATCTTTTACACCTGATCCCTTTGTATTCCAGGAAGAATGGTGCTTAGCTTCCTCAGGCCAAGCTCTCCTGTGTGTATGTGGGAACTGGGGAAGGGGGATTTATGCTCTTCTTTCCACCATGTTTGTGGCCCTGCAATGTTTGTAGGTCACTTAGTAACCTTACCATTCACTTGGTTTTGGCGTCAGGCAGGAgaactgtcagaaaaaaaaacctcctaaaGCAacttgagaaggaaaaaaatgttcccAGGCATTATTTCAGCCAAATATTAAACTCTACTTGAAGCCATTACCACAGACACATGAAATCTCAGGAGCAGCAAGAGTTCACTTTTTCCTTCAACACATTTTCTCAGGCTGACACTGAGTTGCATGGTAGCACCCTGCAACTTTTCACATCTTGGTTGTTCCATTCTTTTTAAGTAGTCTGGTCCCCCTGGACCTAAAGTAAGGAGGAGGACAGGCACAGAACCCCCAACTGTCCCTTGGCACAGGAGAAATCTTTTCTGGTATTTAGCATTTCATATCTTGAGATTATTTCTGATGTGAGTTACTGTCAAGTTACTTTTAATCACATTTTGATGGTGCTACAttcaatttaaaaacacattgggtgatatctcttctctctcttagGAAATCAAAGAGCAGGAGGTTGTAGACAAAGTCATGGAAACACTGGATGAAGATGGAGATGGGGAATGTGACTTTCAGGAATTTATGGCCTTCATTGCCATGGTGACCACTGCCTGTCATGAGTTCTTTGAACATGAGTGAGACAGAGAAGGAGCTGAGCTGTTTCTGCGAGAAGATGAAGGTCATTCCAGTAACCAGAACACAAGCCTTGCAGGCTTGTAGGACTGAGGTCTCAGCCAGGCATAACTAATTAGGAAGCTTGATTTGCTGTAAATGAAAAGTTGAAAACCCCTTCTCAAGAGCTGCTTTAAACTGCTGCATCACTGTTTCTGCCATATTAGGCATTTATGTAGGCTCACTAGTCCCAGGGAGTATTGTAATAACCTCTTTGGAAAGTCAGCCCTCAGACATAAAGCCTATGTTGGACAGACACTATGGGTCTGTAGAATCCTaactcagaaaaaacaaaaccacccaaAATGGCTGCCTAAGTCTTCTAGTACATCTAAATATCAAAGCCCAGTTCATCACACTTGAGAAGGCTGCTCTTCCTTCCATTTGTTTATCATTACTGCAAATAAAACCTAAAGTAGCAAGATGGTCTGACCACCACTGCCCACAAGAGCCCTGTCACATTTAAATCCCCTTTCCTATGCTGTGGTGAACTGTGATTACTGTAAATATTGAGTACTAACTGTCCTAAATGGAAACATGTCTCTTAAACAAGTACTGACTTTTTAACTCAGAACTGAGAATCAAAAGTTAACATTCAGTAGAATTCTCCTTTTAGGATGAACCTCCACTGGCCCTGTGGAATGTGTGTAGGATGAGCCTGGCCAGGACTCAGGACCAGGGCTTAGAGTCTGCTTTCCAGCTAGTTGTGCCTTAGGTAATGCTGTCCCCCAGCCTCCTCTGCAGTCTGTAAAGCAAGTTCTGCGGGATGAGTCACTAAAGACTCATCCCTCGGTTGCTGGAGGTCATTCCCGACCTGCTGGTGCTGAGGTGGCACCTGCTCAATTCCTGGTGCAGCCAAGAAAGTCAAGAGACATGTAGGCTGAACTTCATGCTTTTATAGCTGCATATTCAAATAAATCAAGCATCAAATAGTTTGAGTTATgaataaataaggaaacaaaatcaagttATAAATATTACAAGTCACTTCCAGGAAAATTCAAATTAGTTTTATCTACTCCTTcccctgttttgatttttttttaatgggaataGACTTGAGAATTCGTAAGCCAATGGAATAGTGCACTTGCATTACAGAAGAAGAGCACTGTAGCAATTCTCCATAGCCcttgaacaagaaataaaaacaaaacactcgTTAGACTGGGACAAAGAGTAAAAGTCTTAGAAGTGGGATGCTGGGCTTCACCCCATCCTCACACAATGGCCTCAC from Castor canadensis chromosome 5, mCasCan1.hap1v2, whole genome shotgun sequence encodes the following:
- the S100b gene encoding protein S100-B; amino-acid sequence: MSELEKAMVGLIDVFHQYSGREGDKHKLKKSELKELINTELPHFLEEIKEQEVVDKVMETLDEDGDGECDFQEFMAFIAMVTTACHEFFEHE